One stretch of Candidatus Bathyarchaeia archaeon DNA includes these proteins:
- a CDS encoding 50S ribosomal protein L44e, with the protein MNVPKEVTTYCPKCKAHKAHQVALYKAGKRRAMAVGERHHKREKEGYGGQGFPLQKEFAKTTKKQTLRLKCKTCGFMRHKEGMRLRKLTIA; encoded by the coding sequence GTGAACGTTCCCAAAGAAGTAACCACGTATTGCCCAAAGTGTAAAGCTCACAAGGCACATCAAGTCGCCCTCTACAAGGCAGGCAAACGCAGAGCCATGGCAGTAGGCGAACGCCACCACAAACGCGAAAAAGAAGGCTACGGCGGACAAGGCTTCCCCCTGCAGAAAGAATTTGCCAAAACCACCAAAAAACAGACTTTGCGCCTAAAATGCAAAACCTGCGGCTTCATGCGCCACAAAGAGGGCATGCGCCTTAGAAAACTCACAATTGCTTAG
- a CDS encoding 30S ribosomal protein S27e: MSEWNKLIPKPRSSFLRVKCPKCGNEQLIFSHAVNVVNCNVCNAVLAEPRGGKAEIKGDVQAVLE; this comes from the coding sequence ATGAGCGAATGGAACAAACTCATACCCAAACCCCGCAGTTCATTCCTGCGAGTAAAATGTCCCAAATGCGGCAACGAACAGCTGATTTTCAGCCACGCCGTCAATGTCGTTAACTGCAACGTATGCAACGCTGTGCTCGCTGAGCCCCGCGGCGGAAAAGCCGAAATTAAAGGCGACGTGCAAGCAGTTCTCGAATAA